One segment of Poecile atricapillus isolate bPoeAtr1 chromosome 35, bPoeAtr1.hap1, whole genome shotgun sequence DNA contains the following:
- the LOC131590931 gene encoding uncharacterized protein LOC131590931 — protein sequence MEMEEVFLQLWGEVARLQELCSEQGRLLQRLRARKGPVLDIPVSLPIQCTEDVVPGDGQRSPESCQNHPGALTSSTSPLEGSACPMEHPQATNRLPPGPGNGVGTGGAAAFGSSEGEKGDVPTWMRTWILPVPWEGRRAPCSLRELETLNPGAGGSFPNLLDLYRAPEVLEREDAPRDVVLPGEALVEIRGPVKTCWTPGWALEEEMLRPSPTCEAAPACDLCREIFPSDAAGHVEYLNHVLAHLE from the exons atggagatggaggaggtgttcctgcagctctggggggaggtggccaggctgcaggagctgtgctcgGAGCAGGGGAGGCTCCTCCAGAGGCTGAGGGCCAGGAAGGGACCAGTCCTCG ACATCCCGGTGTCGCTGCCTATCCAGTGCACGGAGGACGTGGTGCCAGGGGATGGGCAAAGGTCACCTGAGAGCTGCCAAAACCACCCAGGGGCTCTGACATCCTCCACATCCCCCCTGGAGGGCTCTGCTTGTCCCATGGAACATCCCCAGGCCACCAACAGGCTCCCCCCAGGCCCTGGGAATGGCGTCGGAACCGGAGGAGCCGCAGCTTTTGGCAGCAGCGAGGGGGAGAAGGGAGATGTGCCCACCTGGATGAGAACCTGGatcctccctgtcccctgggaaGGAAGAAGAGCCCCCTGCAGCCTTCGGGAGCTGGAGACACTAAatccaggggctgggggctccttcCCAAATCTTCTGGATCTCTACAGAGCCCCAGAAGTGCTTGAGAGGGAAGATGCTCCCAGGGACGTGGTTCTCCCTGGGGAGGCTCTGGTGGAGATCCGAGGGCCTGTGAAG ACGTGCTGGACTCCAGGCTGGGCGCTGGAGGAGGAGATGCTCAGGCCCAGCCCCACCTgtgaggctgctccagcctgtgACCTGTGCCGGGAGATTTTCCCCTCGGATGCAGCCGGACACGTGGAATATTTGAACCATGTCTTGGCCCATCTGGAGTAG